A single region of the Bicyclus anynana chromosome 16, ilBicAnyn1.1, whole genome shotgun sequence genome encodes:
- the LOC112054971 gene encoding tetra-peptide repeat homeobox protein 1-like yields the protein MKAFITFLFVAASVLAEPEPSKVVQKRSGLVGHYGGAVIGHGVGLGHGVSLGHGIGIGHGIGYGGGYISGGYGGLGAVGSGLALSAAPVGLASGVGIGGVGTIVGADVHTTVTKHIGVPVPAPYPVAVDRPVPVPVKVAVPVPVDRPYAVPVPRPYPVAVEKHVAVPVDRPVPVPVPHAVPYPVVKQVGIPVPAPYPVPVARPVAVPVAQPVPVGIVKSIVSPGISSGIIGSGYHGSGYIGGGYGSGYGGGFGGHLHSKIW from the exons ATGAAGGCCTTT ATCACATTCCTGTTCGTGGCTGCCTCGGTTCTGGCAGAGCCTGAGCCGAGTAAAGTCGTACAGAAACGTAGCGGCCTCGTGGGCCACTACGGAGGGGCCGTCATAGGCCATGGCGTAGGCCTCGGCCACGGCGTAAGCCTCGGCCATGGTATTGGCATCGGCCACGGCATAGGCTACGGTGGAGGATACATCAGCGGCGGGTATGGTGGACTAG GCGCAGTCGGCAGTGGATTAGCCCTATCAGCAGCTCCTGTGGGACTTGCATCCGGTGTTGGCATCGGTGGCGTTGGTACTATCGTTGGCGCTGACGTCCACACCACTGTGACCAAGCACATTGGCGTGCCCGTACCAGCGCCGTACCCAGTCGCCGTTGACAGACCGGTCCCCGTACCAGTGAAG GTGGCAGTGCCAGTACCAGTAGACAGGCCTTACGCCGTGCCAGTCCCGAGGCCCTACCCAGTGGCAGTGGAGAAGCACGTCGCGGTGCCAGTGGACAGGCCTGTGCCAGTGCCAGTCCCTCATGCTGTGCCCTACCCTGTTGTCAAACAG GTCGGCATTCCGGTACCAGCACCCTACCCAGTACCAGTAGCCAGACCAGTTGCCGTGCCAGTCGCACAACCAGTCCCAGTCGGTATCGTCAAATCTATTGTCAGCCCGGGAATATCATCAGGTATCATCGGATCAGGGTACCACGGCTCAGGGTACATTGGCGGTGGATACGGCAGCGGATACGGCGGTGGATTTGGTGGACACCTCCACTCTAAAATCTGGTAA